In Cedecea neteri, a single genomic region encodes these proteins:
- a CDS encoding lysozyme encodes MALSPGLRKTLLGLSGAGALTIAGSLLPELEGVSYTPYYDVAGVLTVCYGHTGKDIIPDKTYTPAECRRWLDRDLRPAAQAVSRAVTVPVSEYQRAALISFTYNVGTAAFLRSSVLRMLNAGEYEQACAGLKKWIWAGGKQWQGLINRREVEYQLCTWPEAEK; translated from the coding sequence ATGGCTCTTTCTCCCGGACTCAGAAAAACATTACTCGGATTGTCAGGGGCGGGCGCTCTGACGATTGCAGGCTCGCTCCTGCCCGAGCTGGAAGGTGTGAGCTACACGCCCTATTACGATGTCGCCGGGGTGCTGACCGTTTGTTACGGCCATACCGGCAAAGACATTATTCCCGATAAAACTTACACCCCGGCTGAGTGCAGGCGCTGGCTCGATCGGGATCTCCGCCCTGCGGCTCAGGCGGTCTCAAGGGCCGTCACCGTCCCGGTTAGTGAGTACCAACGAGCCGCTTTGATCAGCTTTACCTACAACGTTGGTACAGCCGCTTTTCTGCGCTCTTCCGTGCTCAGGATGTTAAACGCGGGCGAGTACGAACAGGCCTGCGCTGGGCTGAAAAAATGGATCTGGGCGGGGGGGAAGCAGTGGCAGGGGCTGATCAACCGCCGCGAGGTGGAATACCAGCTTTGTACCTGGCCGGAGGCGGAAAAATGA
- the recO gene encoding DNA repair protein RecO — protein MEGWQRAFVLHSRPWSETSLLLDLFSEESGRVRLIAKGARAKRSNLKGTLQPFTPLLVRWGGRGEVKTLRSAEAVSLALPLSGIALYSGLYVNELVARVLEQETRFSELFFDYLHCIQALAGATGTPEPALRRFELALLGHLGYGVDFLHCAGSGAGVDDTMTYTYREEKGFIASVVIGHSSFTGRQLRALAEREFPDADTLRAAKRFTRMALKPYLQGKPLKSRELFRQFVPKKTPPEPSDSSQ, from the coding sequence ATGGAAGGCTGGCAACGGGCTTTTGTCCTGCATAGTCGCCCCTGGAGCGAAACCAGCCTTCTGCTCGACCTGTTTTCCGAAGAATCCGGGCGCGTTCGCCTGATTGCCAAAGGCGCGCGCGCTAAACGCTCAAACCTGAAAGGCACTCTGCAGCCTTTTACCCCTCTGCTGGTTCGCTGGGGCGGCCGTGGCGAAGTCAAAACACTGCGCAGCGCCGAAGCGGTTTCGCTGGCCCTTCCTTTAAGCGGTATCGCACTCTACAGCGGCCTGTACGTCAATGAACTGGTGGCTCGCGTCCTCGAACAGGAAACTCGCTTCTCCGAACTGTTTTTTGATTACCTCCACTGCATTCAGGCCTTAGCTGGGGCTACCGGTACGCCGGAGCCTGCGCTGCGTCGTTTTGAGCTGGCACTGTTGGGGCACCTTGGCTATGGCGTGGATTTCCTGCATTGCGCCGGCAGCGGGGCAGGCGTCGATGACACCATGACCTACACCTATCGTGAAGAGAAAGGCTTTATTGCCAGCGTGGTGATCGGCCACAGCAGCTTTACTGGCCGCCAGCTCAGAGCCCTTGCCGAACGCGAATTTCCCGACGCCGACACGCTCCGTGCCGCCAAGCGTTTCACGCGTATGGCCCTCAAGCCGTATCTGCAGGGCAAGCCCCTCAAAAGCCGCGAACTGTTCCGCCAGTTTGTGCCTAAAAAAACACCACCTGAGCCTTCAGATAGCTCACAGTAA
- the era gene encoding GTPase Era has product MSEEKTYCGFAAIVGRPNVGKSTLLNQLLGQKVSITSRKAQTTRHRIMGIHTEGPYQAIYVDTPGLHMEEKRAINRLMNRAASSSIGDVELVIFVVEGTRWTPDDEMVLNKLRDSRAPVILAVNKVDNVQDKTALLPHLQFLGSQMNFLDIVPVSAETGMNVDTIAEIVRKHLPEATHHFPEEYITDRSQRFMASEIIREKLMRFLGAELPYSVTVEIEQFVTNERGGYDINGLILVEREGQKKMVIGNKGAKIKTIGIEARKDMEEMFEAKVHLELWVKVKSGWADDERALRSLGYTDDLS; this is encoded by the coding sequence ATGAGCGAAGAAAAAACGTATTGCGGCTTCGCGGCCATTGTTGGTCGCCCGAACGTCGGCAAATCCACGCTGCTGAATCAGCTGCTTGGGCAGAAAGTCTCTATTACCTCGCGTAAGGCGCAGACCACGCGCCACCGCATCATGGGCATCCATACCGAAGGGCCATATCAGGCGATTTATGTCGATACCCCTGGGCTGCACATGGAAGAAAAACGCGCGATTAACCGCCTGATGAACCGTGCAGCGAGCAGCTCCATCGGTGACGTAGAGCTGGTTATCTTCGTGGTTGAAGGCACCCGCTGGACGCCGGATGATGAAATGGTGCTGAACAAGCTGCGCGACAGCCGTGCGCCGGTAATCCTGGCCGTCAACAAAGTTGACAACGTTCAGGATAAAACCGCTCTGCTGCCGCACCTGCAGTTCCTCGGCAGCCAGATGAACTTCCTCGATATCGTGCCTGTTTCGGCTGAAACTGGGATGAACGTTGATACCATCGCGGAAATCGTCCGTAAGCACCTGCCGGAAGCTACCCACCACTTCCCGGAAGAGTACATCACCGATCGCTCCCAGCGCTTCATGGCGTCTGAGATCATTCGTGAAAAGTTGATGCGCTTCCTGGGTGCCGAACTGCCGTATTCCGTGACCGTGGAAATCGAGCAGTTTGTCACTAATGAACGCGGCGGCTACGACATCAACGGGCTGATCCTCGTTGAGCGTGAAGGGCAGAAGAAGATGGTGATTGGCAACAAAGGGGCCAAAATCAAAACCATCGGCATCGAAGCCCGTAAAGACATGGAAGAGATGTTCGAAGCCAAAGTTCACCTCGAGCTTTGGGTGAAGGTGAAATCCGGCTGGGCCGATGACGAGCGTGCGCTGCGCAGTCTCGGTTATACCGACGACCTGAGCTAA
- a CDS encoding antitermination protein N — protein sequence MDAQARRRQRREAKQAVWKAANPLLVGVRAKPDLRLTLSLARKPRYRPDKALEVINIYGLQIIQQAEHYQRLRQKLDARQKSVYQAAPRSESGLPAATGKQARRGKPIPLI from the coding sequence ATGGACGCACAGGCACGTCGCCGACAGCGCCGCGAAGCTAAACAGGCCGTCTGGAAAGCTGCCAACCCGCTGTTAGTCGGGGTAAGAGCGAAACCTGACTTACGGCTTACTCTCTCGCTAGCCCGCAAGCCCAGGTATCGCCCCGACAAGGCGCTGGAGGTTATTAACATCTATGGCCTGCAAATCATCCAGCAGGCAGAGCATTATCAGCGGCTGCGCCAGAAGTTAGACGCCAGGCAAAAAAGCGTCTATCAGGCCGCGCCTCGCAGCGAATCCGGCTTACCGGCAGCGACCGGGAAGCAAGCCCGACGCGGAAAACCTATTCCGCTGATTTAA
- a CDS encoding LexA family transcriptional regulator, giving the protein MVQREQLREAFSRRLAQACSEANLDEFGRGMAIARALGVSSKAVSKWLNAEAIPRQDKMYELATFLRADALWLQHGSETGYQSEGRENAASHEEAAIYPFQPREEQGFRIDVLDIEASAGPGRLVSSEVTETINHIVYDSQEALELFGHRPASTIKVITVTGDSMSGTIELGDYIFVDIGKDYFDGDGIYVFLYKGQLLVKRLQMTHDCLLVRSDNPKYADWRISEENEQHLKIIGRVMYSHSIRRHA; this is encoded by the coding sequence ATGGTACAGAGAGAACAACTGCGCGAAGCTTTTTCCCGCAGGCTGGCGCAGGCCTGCAGCGAAGCAAACCTCGATGAGTTCGGGCGCGGTATGGCGATAGCGCGCGCGCTGGGCGTTTCCTCCAAGGCCGTCAGTAAATGGCTTAACGCCGAAGCGATCCCCCGGCAGGATAAAATGTACGAGCTGGCGACGTTTCTGCGGGCAGATGCGCTCTGGCTTCAGCACGGCAGCGAAACAGGCTATCAAAGCGAAGGGCGCGAGAATGCGGCCAGCCATGAAGAGGCGGCCATTTATCCTTTCCAGCCGCGCGAAGAGCAGGGCTTTCGCATCGACGTGCTGGACATTGAGGCTAGTGCGGGGCCGGGGCGACTGGTCTCCAGCGAAGTGACCGAAACCATTAACCATATTGTCTACGACAGCCAGGAAGCGCTGGAACTGTTCGGCCACCGTCCGGCTTCAACAATAAAAGTCATTACCGTCACCGGCGACAGCATGTCCGGCACCATTGAACTGGGTGACTATATCTTTGTGGATATCGGCAAAGATTATTTCGATGGGGACGGCATCTACGTGTTCCTCTATAAGGGACAACTGCTGGTGAAGCGCCTGCAGATGACCCACGACTGCCTGCTGGTGCGCTCGGACAACCCCAAATATGCCGACTGGCGCATTAGCGAAGAGAACGAACAGCACCTCAAAATCATTGGCCGGGTGATGTATAGCCATTCAATTCGCCGCCACGCCTGA
- the acpS gene encoding holo-ACP synthase has translation MAILGLGTDIVEIARIESVISRSGDRLAKRVLSQNEWVLYQAHQQPVRFLAKRFAVKEAAAKAFGTGIRNGLAFNQFEVFNDALGKPQLRFWEEAERLAEKMGVRSVHVTLADERHYACATVIIES, from the coding sequence ATGGCCATTCTGGGCCTCGGTACGGACATTGTGGAAATTGCGCGCATTGAGAGCGTAATTTCCCGCTCCGGTGACCGGCTGGCGAAGCGCGTACTGAGCCAAAATGAATGGGTGTTGTACCAGGCTCATCAGCAACCGGTGCGTTTTCTGGCCAAGCGTTTTGCGGTAAAAGAGGCGGCAGCGAAAGCTTTTGGTACCGGAATTCGCAACGGGCTGGCGTTCAACCAGTTTGAAGTGTTTAACGACGCGCTGGGCAAACCTCAACTGCGGTTTTGGGAAGAGGCAGAGCGGCTGGCTGAAAAAATGGGCGTCCGCTCAGTTCACGTTACCCTGGCGGATGAGCGCCATTACGCCTGCGCGACCGTGATCATCGAAAGCTAA
- the rnc gene encoding ribonuclease III — protein sequence MNPIVINRLQRKLGYTFQHQDLLQQALTHRSASSKHNERLEFLGDSILSYVIANALYHRFPRVDEGDMSRMRATLVRGNTLAEIAREFELGECLRLGPGELKSGGFRRESILADTVEALIGGVFLDSDIQNVERLILSWYQTRLDEISPGDKQKDPKTRLQEYLQGRHLPLPSYLVVQVRGEAHDQEFTIHCQVSGLPEPVVGTGSSRRKAEQAAAEQALKKLELE from the coding sequence ATGAATCCCATCGTAATAAATAGGCTGCAGCGGAAGCTGGGCTACACTTTTCAACATCAGGATCTGTTGCAACAGGCATTAACCCATCGGAGTGCCAGCAGCAAACACAACGAGCGTCTTGAGTTTTTGGGTGACTCCATTCTCAGTTATGTTATCGCGAATGCGCTGTATCACCGTTTTCCTCGCGTAGATGAAGGCGACATGAGCCGCATGCGCGCGACGCTGGTGCGCGGCAACACGCTGGCGGAAATCGCCCGTGAGTTCGAACTGGGTGAGTGCCTGCGTCTTGGGCCGGGTGAACTGAAAAGTGGCGGCTTCCGTCGGGAGTCGATTCTTGCCGATACCGTGGAAGCGCTGATCGGTGGCGTCTTCCTCGATAGTGACATTCAGAACGTTGAGCGTCTGATTCTCTCCTGGTATCAGACCCGTCTCGACGAAATCAGCCCAGGCGACAAACAAAAAGATCCGAAAACGCGTCTGCAGGAGTACCTGCAGGGTCGCCATCTGCCGCTGCCGTCGTATCTGGTGGTGCAGGTGCGCGGTGAAGCGCACGATCAAGAATTTACCATTCACTGTCAGGTGAGTGGCCTGCCTGAGCCTGTCGTAGGGACAGGGTCAAGCCGCCGTAAAGCGGAACAGGCTGCGGCTGAGCAGGCGCTGAAAAAGCTGGAGCTGGAATGA
- the lepB gene encoding signal peptidase I: MANMFALILVVATLVTGILWCLDKFIFAPKRREKQAAAQAATGDALDKKTLKKVGPKPGWLETGASVFPVLAIVLVVRSFIYEPFQIPSGSMMPTLLIGDFILVEKFAYGIKDPIYQKTLIETGHPKRGDIAVFKYPEDPRLDYIKRVVGLPGDRVSYDPQSKEVTVQPNCSSGQACDNALPITYSNVEASDFVQTFARRNGSEATSGFFQLPKDQTREDGVRLSERKETLGNVTHNILTVPIAQDQVGMYYQQSGLPLATWIVPPGHYFMMGDNRDNSADSRYWGFVPEQNLVGKATAIWMSFEKQEGEWPTGVRLSRIGGIH, encoded by the coding sequence ATGGCGAATATGTTTGCTTTGATCCTCGTGGTAGCCACGCTGGTGACGGGCATTTTGTGGTGTCTGGACAAGTTTATCTTTGCACCAAAACGTCGTGAAAAACAGGCGGCAGCGCAGGCTGCCACCGGTGATGCGCTGGACAAAAAGACGCTGAAAAAAGTCGGCCCTAAACCAGGCTGGCTGGAAACTGGTGCGTCGGTGTTTCCGGTGCTGGCGATTGTGCTGGTGGTGCGCTCATTTATTTATGAGCCTTTCCAGATCCCTTCCGGTTCGATGATGCCAACGCTGTTAATCGGTGACTTTATTCTGGTAGAGAAATTTGCCTATGGCATTAAAGATCCTATTTATCAGAAAACCTTAATTGAAACCGGGCACCCTAAACGCGGCGATATTGCGGTATTTAAATACCCTGAAGATCCGCGCCTGGATTATATTAAGCGCGTTGTAGGGCTGCCGGGCGACCGGGTAAGCTACGACCCACAGTCGAAAGAAGTTACCGTTCAGCCTAATTGCAGTTCCGGCCAGGCCTGCGACAACGCGCTGCCAATCACGTATTCCAACGTTGAAGCCAGTGATTTTGTGCAGACGTTTGCCCGCCGCAACGGCAGTGAAGCCACCTCCGGTTTCTTCCAGCTGCCGAAAGATCAGACCCGTGAAGACGGTGTCCGCCTGAGTGAGCGTAAAGAAACGCTGGGTAACGTCACCCATAACATTCTGACGGTGCCTATCGCTCAGGATCAGGTGGGGATGTACTACCAGCAGTCCGGATTGCCGCTCGCGACATGGATTGTTCCGCCGGGTCACTATTTCATGATGGGTGATAACCGCGACAATAGCGCAGACAGCCGCTATTGGGGCTTTGTGCCGGAGCAAAATCTGGTCGGTAAAGCGACAGCAATTTGGATGAGTTTCGAGAAACAAGAAGGTGAATGGCCAACGGGTGTTCGTTTAAGCCGAATTGGCGGCATTCATTAA
- a CDS encoding lysis protein, with translation MKPLTSLVLAAFMLLIASSWWFHQRYAVQKQRAESALEQLAQQKNELQNLVRRQQAVAELDVHYSEELTHARLTIENLQRDVAAGTQRLRVSATCKAVPGATTTSRLDDVATPGLTDAAQRDYFRLRERIETSNKQLAGLQEYIRNQCLN, from the coding sequence ATGAAGCCGCTGACCTCACTTGTGCTGGCGGCCTTTATGCTACTCATTGCCAGCAGCTGGTGGTTTCACCAACGGTATGCCGTGCAAAAACAAAGAGCAGAGTCAGCCCTGGAGCAGCTGGCTCAGCAAAAAAATGAGCTGCAAAACCTTGTCCGGCGCCAGCAGGCGGTAGCCGAGTTGGATGTCCACTATAGCGAGGAGTTAACCCATGCCCGGCTCACCATTGAAAACCTGCAGCGTGATGTGGCTGCTGGCACTCAGCGGCTGCGCGTCAGCGCCACCTGCAAAGCAGTGCCTGGTGCCACCACCACCTCCAGGCTGGATGATGTTGCCACCCCCGGACTTACTGACGCCGCTCAACGGGATTATTTCCGTCTCCGGGAGCGAATTGAAACGAGCAACAAGCAGCTAGCGGGGCTGCAGGAGTATATCCGCAATCAGTGCCTGAACTAA
- the rseC gene encoding SoxR-reducing system protein RseC gives MIKEWATVVSWQNGEALLHCDVKASCSSCASRSGCGTRVLNKLGPQTSHLLSVPSEQPLVAGQKVELGIAEGSLLGSALLVYMSPLVGLFLCSGLFQTLFGTNLAAMCGALLGGVGGFLLARGFSLHFSRRESWQPVILSVALSPDALRVDTSAPPAENQ, from the coding sequence ATGATTAAAGAATGGGCGACGGTCGTCTCCTGGCAAAATGGTGAAGCGTTGCTGCACTGTGATGTTAAAGCCTCTTGCAGCAGCTGCGCTTCGCGCTCGGGATGTGGTACTCGTGTCCTGAATAAACTGGGGCCACAAACCAGCCATCTGCTGTCTGTGCCAAGCGAACAGCCGCTGGTTGCCGGGCAAAAAGTGGAGCTGGGTATTGCGGAAGGTAGCCTGTTAGGGTCCGCGCTTCTGGTGTACATGTCGCCGTTGGTTGGGCTATTTTTGTGCTCAGGTCTTTTCCAGACGCTGTTTGGCACCAACCTGGCCGCTATGTGCGGGGCTTTGCTTGGCGGCGTAGGGGGCTTCCTGCTTGCTCGCGGTTTTTCCCTGCATTTCAGCCGCCGTGAGAGCTGGCAGCCGGTGATTCTAAGCGTTGCGCTTAGCCCGGATGCACTGCGCGTCGATACGTCCGCACCGCCGGCTGAAAATCAATAA
- a CDS encoding YfhL family 4Fe-4S dicluster ferredoxin: MALLITKKCINCDMCEPECPNQAISMGDAIYQIDTDRCTECVGHYETPTCQKVCPIPSTIISDPAHIENEEQLWDKFVLLHHADKL, encoded by the coding sequence ATGGCGTTATTAATTACGAAGAAGTGCATCAACTGCGATATGTGCGAGCCGGAGTGCCCGAATCAGGCCATCTCCATGGGCGACGCTATCTATCAGATCGATACCGACCGCTGCACGGAATGCGTTGGCCATTACGAAACCCCGACCTGCCAGAAAGTTTGCCCGATCCCCAGCACGATTATTAGCGACCCGGCGCACATTGAGAATGAAGAGCAGCTGTGGGATAAGTTCGTGCTGCTCCACCATGCAGATAAACTTTAG
- the rseB gene encoding sigma-E factor regulatory protein RseB, with protein sequence MKQLWCALSLVAGSLLFTSSASADTVSSGALLQQMNQASQSLNYELAFINISKQGIESLSYRHARLDNRPLAQFLQMDGPRREVVQRGNEISYFEPGLEPFTLTGDYIVDSLPSIVYTDFKRLTPYYDFISVGRTRIADRLCEVIRVVARDGTRYNYIVWLDTETKLPLRVDLLDRDGETLEQFRVVSFSVENQASGLLQNLAKATLPPLLSVPGAEKASFTWAPTWLPQGFSEVSSSRRPLPTVGVPIESRLYSDGLFSFSVNISQAPAQASNGEQLVRTGRRTISTEIRDKTEITVVGELPPQTAKRIGDSVKFNGATQ encoded by the coding sequence ATGAAGCAACTTTGGTGTGCCCTGTCTCTCGTGGCAGGCAGCCTGTTGTTCACCTCCAGCGCCTCGGCGGACACTGTTTCGTCCGGGGCGTTGTTGCAGCAGATGAACCAGGCTAGTCAGTCACTCAATTATGAGCTGGCGTTTATCAATATCAGCAAACAAGGGATTGAGTCCCTTAGTTATCGCCATGCACGTCTTGATAATCGCCCGCTTGCGCAATTCCTGCAGATGGACGGCCCGCGCCGCGAAGTCGTTCAGCGCGGCAATGAAATCAGCTATTTTGAGCCTGGGCTCGAGCCATTCACGCTCACCGGGGACTATATCGTCGATTCTCTGCCTTCCATCGTCTATACCGATTTTAAGCGCCTGACGCCGTATTACGACTTTATTTCTGTCGGGCGTACGCGTATTGCCGACAGACTATGCGAAGTTATTCGCGTCGTTGCTCGGGACGGCACTCGCTATAACTACATTGTTTGGCTCGATACCGAAACCAAGCTGCCACTTCGCGTTGATTTACTGGATCGCGACGGCGAAACGCTCGAACAGTTCCGGGTTGTGTCATTCTCTGTCGAAAACCAGGCTAGCGGGCTTCTGCAGAATTTAGCGAAGGCGACGCTGCCTCCGCTGCTGTCCGTACCAGGTGCAGAAAAGGCCAGTTTTACATGGGCACCGACATGGCTGCCGCAAGGCTTTAGCGAAGTGTCGAGCAGCCGCCGGCCATTGCCAACCGTGGGCGTGCCTATCGAATCCCGGCTTTATTCTGATGGATTATTCAGTTTCTCGGTAAACATCAGTCAGGCCCCGGCTCAGGCAAGTAATGGCGAACAGCTTGTGCGGACCGGTCGTCGGACAATTAGCACAGAAATTCGTGATAAAACCGAAATTACCGTTGTCGGTGAGTTGCCTCCACAAACGGCGAAACGCATTGGCGATAGCGTGAAGTTTAACGGAGCGACGCAATGA
- the pdxJ gene encoding pyridoxine 5'-phosphate synthase has protein sequence MAELLLGVNIDHIATLRNARGTAYPDPVQAAFIAEQAGADGITVHLREDRRHITDRDVRVLRETLDTRMNLEMAVTEEMIAIACQTKPHFCCLVPEKRQEVTTEGGLDVAGQLDKMRDACQRLADAGILVSLFIDADHAQIDAAVAVGAPYIEIHTGCYADAENEATQAKELARIAEAASYAAAKGLKVNAGHGLTYHNVQAIARLPEMHELNIGHAIIGRAVMSGLKEAVAEMKRLMQEARR, from the coding sequence ATGGCTGAATTACTGTTAGGCGTCAACATCGATCACATCGCTACCCTGCGTAACGCACGCGGTACGGCATACCCGGATCCGGTTCAGGCCGCATTTATCGCGGAGCAGGCGGGGGCCGATGGCATTACCGTACACCTGCGTGAAGATCGCCGCCATATTACCGACCGTGACGTTCGCGTTCTGCGTGAAACCCTCGATACCCGCATGAACCTGGAAATGGCCGTCACCGAAGAGATGATCGCTATTGCCTGCCAGACTAAGCCGCATTTCTGCTGCCTGGTGCCGGAAAAGCGCCAGGAAGTAACCACCGAAGGCGGCCTGGATGTTGCCGGTCAGCTGGATAAAATGCGCGATGCCTGCCAGCGCCTGGCTGACGCCGGTATTCTTGTGTCTCTGTTTATTGATGCCGACCACGCGCAGATTGACGCGGCGGTGGCTGTGGGCGCGCCTTACATTGAAATTCACACCGGCTGCTATGCGGACGCTGAAAACGAAGCGACCCAGGCCAAAGAACTGGCTCGTATTGCTGAAGCCGCGAGCTATGCCGCTGCTAAAGGGCTGAAGGTGAATGCTGGCCACGGTCTGACGTATCACAACGTTCAGGCCATCGCGCGGCTCCCTGAAATGCATGAGCTGAATATCGGCCACGCGATTATCGGACGTGCGGTCATGAGCGGTCTTAAAGAGGCCGTGGCTGAAATGAAACGCCTGATGCAGGAAGCGCGCCGCTAA
- the lepA gene encoding translation elongation factor 4 encodes MKNIRNFSIIAHIDHGKSTLSDRIIQICGGLSDREMAAQVLDSMDLERERGITIKAQSVTLDYKASDGETYQLNFIDTPGHVDFSYEVSRSLAACEGALLVVDAGQGVEAQTLANCYTAMEMDLEVVPVLNKIDLPAADPERVAEEIEDIVGIDATDAVRCSAKTGVGVPDVLERLVRDIPAPEGDPDAPLQALIIDSWFDNYLGVVSLIRVKNGTLRKGDKVKVMSTGQVYNADRLGIFTPKQIDRNELKCGEVGWLVCAIKDILGAPVGDTLTLSRNPADKALPGFKKVKPQVYAGLFPVSSDDYENFRDALGKLSLNDASLFYEPESSTALGFGFRCGFLGLLHMEIIQERLEREYDLDLITTAPTVVYEVQTTSKEIVYVDSPSKLPPLNNIEELREPIAECHMLLPQEFLGNVITLCIEKRGVQTNMVYHGNQVALTYEIPMAEVVLDFFDRLKSTSRGYASLDYNFKRFQASNMVRVDVLINGDRVDALALITHNDNAPYRGRELVEKMKDLIPRQQFDIAIQAAIGNHIIARSTVKQLRKNVLAKCYGGDVSRKKKLLQKQKDGKKRMKQVGNVELPQEAFLAILHVGKDSK; translated from the coding sequence ATGAAGAATATACGTAACTTTTCTATTATTGCCCACATCGACCACGGTAAATCGACGCTGTCTGACCGTATCATCCAGATTTGCGGCGGCTTGTCCGACCGCGAAATGGCCGCGCAGGTTCTTGACTCAATGGATCTGGAACGCGAACGTGGTATTACCATCAAAGCGCAGAGCGTCACGCTCGACTACAAAGCCAGCGACGGTGAAACTTACCAGCTGAACTTCATCGATACCCCAGGGCATGTTGACTTCTCTTATGAAGTATCCCGCTCGCTTGCGGCCTGTGAAGGCGCGCTGCTGGTGGTGGATGCCGGGCAGGGCGTTGAGGCTCAAACCCTGGCGAACTGCTACACGGCGATGGAAATGGACCTGGAAGTGGTTCCGGTTCTGAACAAAATTGACCTGCCGGCGGCCGATCCTGAGCGCGTAGCGGAAGAGATTGAAGACATCGTGGGCATCGACGCCACTGACGCAGTGCGCTGCTCGGCGAAAACCGGCGTTGGCGTACCTGATGTATTAGAGCGCCTGGTGCGTGATATCCCCGCGCCGGAAGGCGATCCAGATGCACCGCTGCAGGCGCTGATCATCGACTCCTGGTTCGATAACTACCTGGGCGTTGTTTCCCTGATCCGCGTGAAAAACGGCACCCTGCGTAAAGGCGACAAAGTCAAAGTAATGAGCACCGGCCAGGTGTACAACGCCGATCGTCTGGGCATCTTTACGCCTAAGCAGATCGACCGTAACGAACTGAAATGCGGCGAAGTAGGCTGGCTGGTTTGTGCAATCAAAGACATCCTGGGCGCACCGGTAGGCGATACTCTGACACTGTCCCGTAACCCGGCGGACAAAGCGCTGCCAGGCTTCAAAAAAGTGAAACCGCAGGTTTATGCCGGTCTGTTCCCGGTAAGCTCCGACGACTACGAAAACTTCCGTGATGCGCTCGGCAAGCTTAGCCTGAACGACGCCTCTCTGTTCTACGAGCCAGAAAGTTCCACGGCGCTGGGCTTCGGCTTCCGCTGCGGCTTCCTGGGCCTGCTGCACATGGAGATCATTCAGGAGCGTCTGGAACGTGAATACGATCTCGACCTGATCACCACCGCGCCAACCGTAGTTTACGAAGTGCAAACGACCAGCAAAGAGATTGTCTACGTTGATAGCCCGTCTAAGCTGCCGCCGCTTAACAACATTGAAGAGCTACGTGAGCCGATTGCGGAATGTCACATGCTGCTGCCGCAGGAGTTCCTCGGCAACGTGATCACGCTTTGTATCGAAAAACGCGGCGTGCAAACCAACATGGTTTATCACGGCAACCAGGTTGCGCTGACCTATGAAATCCCGATGGCGGAAGTGGTGCTCGACTTCTTCGACCGCCTGAAGTCCACTTCTCGTGGCTATGCGTCCCTGGATTACAATTTCAAACGTTTCCAGGCTTCCAACATGGTGCGCGTTGATGTACTGATCAATGGCGATCGCGTTGATGCGCTGGCGCTTATCACACACAACGACAATGCGCCGTACCGTGGCCGTGAGCTGGTGGAAAAAATGAAGGATCTGATCCCTCGCCAACAGTTCGACATCGCGATTCAGGCTGCCATCGGCAACCATATTATTGCGCGTTCGACGGTGAAACAGCTGCGTAAAAACGTTCTGGCTAAGTGCTACGGCGGCGACGTCAGCCGTAAGAAAAAGCTGCTGCAGAAACAGAAAGACGGTAAGAAACGCATGAAGCAGGTCGGCAACGTCGAACTGCCTCAGGAAGCGTTCCTGGCCATTCTGCACGTTGGCAAAGACAGCAAATAA